A single window of Paenibacillus antri DNA harbors:
- a CDS encoding WIAG-tail domain, translating to MRKRPRKSTRWPDRINEMNWLSADPDVDSMQDTQEEPRASLSAASASPPAKRNAGTEKKKVEFKESAIEIEKRREVVDGPIIYTDDISDQAVTNDKIQNRTIDGKKIKLSGIGTDELQDYIIKEVKIADGSVTSRKIADHAVDQRHLANHSVTADKLAHRSIQGHHLIDGCITSEKLADKAIDSHKIAEGSITTAHLAPQSISGSLMQDGSITASKLSVSSIQSAHLANGAVNSIKLGNDSVTTEKLSDHAVTDAKLAENSVGSIHIKSGSVTFDHIQDEAVSSAMLQNRAVTGSKVAPDSISALHLRHEAVTTPHLAQHAVTNDKLSAQSVTSDKLAAGSVTSEKLSDGAITSEKLALGAIEKHHLSTSSVTRDHLCEGAIVSSHLSPNSIVSVHLQRSSVLTPSIADEAVNDAKLAPGAVKARHIDDSAVGTKHLAEEGVTSSKLASESVSTSHLADDAVTGDKIAKSTILSEHIAPSAVESVHIARRSIGTEKITERAVTGDKIAEDAILSEHIAAESIRGYHLSPGSIKAAHLDEGVFTVEKLADGIISGEKLRALSIHNRHLSPEIVTSDKIAPGSVGSAHIDVGAVTGEHLAEQLIRAEHLTPGSVSSVSLQPGAVDAEKLASGAVRSEHVANDSITGTHIAPASISESHLQDGAVKSDHLAEHSVKSIHLTAENVLGKHLAYQSVQSIHLRPAAVLSEHIAETSILNKHLSDNAVSSRNITSGAIRSEHLAEGTIGSAQLRKGAIEGVHVQSGSIDGTKLAAGSIAEEHLRDEAVTGEKIAPLSIRAEHLEDGAVGSLQLQPGSISRAHLVEGTLDIEDGSIDGSKLAVDSVYEEHILPGAVTSEKIALSSIGSEHIEEDAIGSLHIQFGSVTRSHLAEGTLDIENGSIDGSKLASGTVSEAHIAPGAVTGDKIASSSIGSEHIEEGAIGSLHIQFGSVTRSHLAEGTLDIEVGSIDGSKLASGSVSEEHIASGAVTAEKIASSSIGSEHIEEGAIGSLQLQAGSVTRSHLAEGTLDIEDGTIDGSKLALSSVSEEHIAPGAVTADKIASSSIRSDHIEEGAIGSLQLQTGSVTRSHLAEGTLDIEDGSIVGSKLASGSVSEEHIASGAVTAEKIASSSIGSEHIEEGAIGSLQLQAGSVTRSHLAEGTLDIEDGSIVGSKLASGSVSGEHIASGAVTAEKIASSSIGSKHIEEGAIGSLHIQFGSVTRSHLAEGTLDIEDGSIVGSKLASGSVSGEHIAPGAVTADKIAARSIGSEHIEEGAIGSLELRNGSVTRSHLAEGTLDIQAGSIDGSKLATNSIGEEHLQARSVASETIQECAVTGVHLADASVQDIHIASASVRSDHLSEECVMTEHLANGSVTNDKIAKQSITSDLLSPSSIAANHLGDSQVTENKIADGAVTSRHIRDGSVGAEKLATNVVRSPQARAVNMQFGSARFSFGPLDASVEVEILFPQSFDHADYTIVANTNHHSCYASIGAVTNQSAKLTITKIHVGSLPEGLLSWIAVG from the coding sequence ATGAGGAAGAGACCGAGGAAATCGACTCGATGGCCGGACCGCATCAACGAGATGAATTGGCTGAGCGCGGATCCGGATGTGGATTCGATGCAGGATACTCAGGAAGAGCCGCGCGCTTCGCTGTCGGCCGCCAGCGCGAGCCCGCCGGCAAAGCGCAACGCCGGGACCGAGAAGAAGAAGGTTGAATTTAAAGAGTCCGCCATCGAAATCGAGAAACGAAGGGAAGTCGTCGACGGACCGATCATTTACACCGACGATATTTCCGATCAAGCCGTCACGAACGACAAGATTCAAAACCGCACGATCGACGGCAAGAAGATAAAATTGTCGGGTATCGGTACGGACGAATTGCAGGACTATATTATAAAGGAAGTAAAAATCGCGGACGGCAGCGTAACCTCCCGCAAAATCGCCGATCACGCGGTCGATCAGCGGCATCTGGCGAACCATTCCGTCACCGCGGATAAGCTCGCGCACCGTTCCATCCAAGGACACCACCTAATAGACGGCTGCATTACGTCCGAGAAGCTGGCCGACAAAGCGATCGACTCCCATAAGATTGCGGAAGGGTCGATCACGACCGCCCATCTGGCGCCGCAGTCGATCTCGGGCAGTCTGATGCAGGACGGATCTATTACAGCAAGCAAGCTGTCGGTCAGCTCGATTCAATCCGCCCATCTCGCCAACGGCGCGGTGAATTCGATCAAGCTCGGGAACGATTCCGTCACGACGGAGAAACTTTCCGATCATGCGGTAACGGACGCGAAGCTGGCGGAGAATTCCGTCGGATCGATTCATATCAAGTCCGGATCCGTCACTTTCGACCATATCCAGGATGAGGCGGTTTCGTCCGCCATGCTGCAAAATCGTGCCGTCACGGGGAGCAAGGTGGCGCCGGACAGTATCTCCGCCTTACATCTGAGGCATGAAGCCGTCACGACACCGCACCTCGCCCAGCATGCCGTAACGAACGATAAGCTCTCGGCGCAATCCGTCACCTCCGATAAACTCGCGGCCGGCTCGGTGACGTCCGAGAAATTGTCCGACGGAGCCATCACCTCCGAGAAGCTGGCTCTCGGCGCGATCGAAAAACATCACTTATCGACTTCGAGCGTGACGCGCGATCACCTGTGCGAAGGAGCTATCGTCAGCAGTCATCTCTCTCCGAACAGCATTGTATCGGTGCACCTGCAACGCAGCTCCGTCCTTACCCCGTCGATCGCGGACGAAGCCGTGAACGACGCGAAGCTTGCGCCGGGTGCCGTGAAAGCTCGCCATATCGACGACTCGGCCGTGGGGACGAAGCATCTGGCGGAGGAAGGCGTCACCTCTTCCAAGCTTGCGTCGGAATCGGTCTCGACCTCCCACCTTGCCGATGACGCCGTCACCGGCGATAAGATTGCGAAATCGACGATCCTCTCCGAGCATATCGCGCCTTCCGCCGTCGAATCCGTTCATATCGCACGTCGGTCGATCGGCACCGAGAAGATAACGGAACGAGCCGTTACCGGCGACAAAATCGCGGAGGACGCCATTCTCTCCGAGCATATCGCCGCGGAATCGATTCGCGGGTACCATCTTTCGCCCGGCTCCATCAAGGCCGCGCATCTGGACGAAGGCGTCTTCACGGTAGAGAAGCTAGCCGACGGCATCATCTCCGGGGAGAAGCTGCGCGCGCTCTCCATTCACAACCGCCATTTGAGCCCTGAAATCGTCACCTCGGATAAGATCGCTCCGGGCTCCGTCGGCTCCGCCCATATCGATGTCGGAGCCGTCACCGGCGAGCACCTTGCCGAGCAGTTGATCCGTGCGGAGCACTTGACTCCGGGAAGCGTGTCGAGCGTATCGCTGCAACCCGGCGCAGTCGATGCCGAGAAACTGGCGTCCGGCGCGGTTCGATCCGAACATGTCGCGAACGACTCCATCACGGGAACGCACATCGCGCCGGCTTCGATTTCCGAATCTCACTTGCAAGACGGCGCGGTGAAGAGCGATCACTTAGCCGAGCATTCCGTAAAGTCCATTCATCTGACCGCGGAAAATGTACTTGGGAAACACTTGGCCTATCAATCCGTACAGAGCATTCACCTTCGTCCCGCCGCGGTTCTGTCCGAACATATAGCGGAAACGTCGATATTGAATAAGCATTTGTCGGATAATGCCGTCTCCTCGCGGAATATCACATCCGGCGCGATTCGCTCCGAGCATCTCGCGGAAGGAACCATCGGCTCCGCGCAGCTACGGAAGGGTGCCATCGAGGGAGTGCATGTGCAGTCCGGAAGCATCGACGGGACCAAACTTGCAGCGGGCTCCATCGCCGAAGAGCATCTTCGAGACGAGGCCGTCACCGGCGAGAAAATCGCCCCTTTATCGATCCGCGCCGAACATCTCGAGGATGGCGCCGTCGGTTCGCTGCAATTGCAACCCGGCTCGATTTCTCGTGCGCATCTTGTCGAGGGAACGCTCGACATCGAAGACGGCAGCATCGACGGATCTAAACTTGCCGTTGATAGCGTCTATGAGGAGCATATTCTTCCAGGGGCCGTTACAAGTGAAAAGATCGCTTTGTCTTCGATCGGGTCCGAACACATTGAAGAAGACGCCATCGGCTCGCTTCATATTCAATTCGGTTCGGTCACCCGCTCGCATCTCGCCGAGGGAACGCTCGACATCGAGAATGGCAGCATCGACGGATCCAAGCTTGCCTCGGGCACCGTCAGCGAAGCGCATATCGCCCCGGGGGCCGTCACCGGCGACAAGATCGCTTCGTCTTCGATCGGGTCCGAGCATATCGAAGAGGGTGCCATCGGCTCGCTTCATATTCAATTCGGTTCGGTCACCCGCTCGCATCTCGCCGAGGGAACGCTCGACATCGAAGTCGGCAGCATCGACGGATCCAAGCTAGCCTCGGGCAGCGTCAGCGAAGAGCATATTGCCTCGGGGGCCGTCACCGCCGAAAAAATCGCTTCGTCTTCGATCGGTTCCGAGCACATTGAAGAGGGCGCCATCGGCTCGCTCCAACTGCAGGCCGGTTCCGTCACTCGTTCGCATCTCGCCGAGGGAACGCTCGACATCGAGGACGGCACCATCGACGGATCCAAGCTTGCCTTGAGCAGCGTCAGCGAAGAACATATTGCCCCGGGGGCCGTCACCGCCGACAAGATCGCTTCGTCATCGATCCGTTCCGATCACATTGAAGAGGGCGCTATCGGCTCGCTCCAACTGCAGACCGGTTCCGTCACCCGCTCGCATCTCGCCGAGGGAACGCTCGACATCGAGGACGGCAGCATCGTCGGATCCAAGCTTGCTTCGGGCAGCGTCAGCGAAGAGCATATTGCCTCGGGGGCCGTCACCGCCGAAAAAATCGCTTCGTCTTCGATCGGTTCCGAGCACATTGAAGAGGGCGCCATCGGCTCGCTCCAACTGCAAGCCGGGTCCGTCACTCGTTCGCACCTCGCTGAGGGAACGCTTGACATCGAGGACGGCAGCATCGTCGGATCCAAGCTTGCTTCGGGAAGCGTCAGCGGGGAGCATATCGCCTCGGGGGCCGTCACCGCCGAAAAAATTGCTTCGTCTTCGATCGGTTCCAAGCACATTGAGGAAGGCGCCATCGGCTCGCTCCATATTCAATTCGGTTCGGTCACCCGCTCGCACCTCGCCGAGGGAACGCTTGACATCGAGGACGGCAGCATCGTCGGATCCAAGCTTGCTTCGGGAAGCGTGAGCGGGGAGCATATCGCCCCTGGTGCCGTAACCGCCGACAAAATCGCTGCCCGATCGATTGGGTCCGAGCACATCGAAGAAGGCGCCATCGGTTCTCTCGAGCTGCGGAACGGTTCCGTGACTCGTTCGCATCTCGCCGAAGGAACGCTCGACATTCAAGCCGGTAGTATCGACGGATCCAAACTCGCTACGAATAGCATCGGAGAAGAACATCTTCAAGCAAGATCCGTCGCCAGCGAAACGATTCAAGAATGCGCCGTAACCGGAGTGCATCTTGCCGATGCCTCCGTTCAAGACATTCATATCGCTTCGGCGTCCGTTCGATCCGACCATCTCTCCGAAGAATGCGTAATGACGGAGCATCTTGCGAACGGTTCGGTAACGAACGATAAAATCGCGAAACAGAGCATAACTTCGGACTTATTGTCTCCTTCGTCGATCGCGGCGAATCATCTCGGCGATTCCCAAGTTACGGAGAACAAGATCGCAGACGGCGCCGTAACCTCCCGTCATATTCGAGACGGCTCCGTTGGAGCGGAGAAGCTCGCAACGAACGTTGTCCGATCTCCGCAAGCGCGGGCGGTCAACATGCAATTCGGATCGGCCCGGTTTTCGTTCGGCCCGCTCGACGCATCGGTTGAGGTGGAGATCCTCTTCCCGCAGAGCTTCGATCACGCCGACTATACGATTGTAGCGAACACGAACCACCATTCGTGTTATGCTTCCATCGGCGCTGTAACGAATCAATCGGCGAAGCTCACGATTACGAAAATCCACGTCGGTTCTCTCCCCGAAGGGCTGTTGTCCTGGATCGCAGTCGGTTAA
- the rpsJ gene encoding 30S ribosomal protein S10, with translation MAKQKIRIRLKAYDHRVLDQSAEKIVDTAKRSGAGVSGPIPLPTEKQIITILRAVHKYKDSREQFEMRTHKRLIDIVNPTPQTVDALMRLDLPSGVDIEIKL, from the coding sequence ATGGCGAAGCAAAAGATTCGTATCCGTTTGAAGGCGTACGATCACAGAGTTCTTGACCAGTCCGCGGAGAAAATCGTCGACACGGCAAAGCGTTCCGGAGCAGGCGTTTCCGGTCCGATTCCGTTGCCGACGGAGAAGCAAATCATCACGATCTTGCGCGCGGTGCACAAGTACAAGGATTCCCGGGAGCAGTTCGAAATGCGTACGCATAAGCGTCTGATCGACATTGTCAACCCGACGCCGCAAACTGTCGACGCTTTGATGCGCTTGGACTTGCCGTCCGGTGTAGATATCGAAATCAAGCTCTAA
- the rplC gene encoding 50S ribosomal protein L3 — MTKGILGKKLGMTQVFTEDGNVVPVTVIQAGPCVVLQKKDGENDGYTAIQLGFDEKKEKNTTKPALGHVKKAGTTPKRYIKEFRDVDLSQYEVGQVVSADLFAEGEYVDVTGTSKGRGTLGAIQRWNMSRGPMSHGSKYHRGQGSLAIHRDANRVPKGKKMAGRTGNETVTLQNLKVVKVDTERNVLLISGSIPGAKNSYVKIASAIKK, encoded by the coding sequence ATGACAAAAGGTATCTTAGGAAAGAAACTGGGCATGACGCAGGTGTTTACCGAAGACGGCAACGTCGTACCGGTAACGGTCATCCAAGCAGGACCTTGCGTAGTTCTTCAGAAGAAGGACGGCGAGAATGACGGCTATACCGCGATCCAGCTCGGCTTCGACGAGAAGAAAGAGAAGAACACTACGAAACCGGCGCTTGGCCACGTGAAGAAGGCTGGCACGACTCCTAAGCGCTACATTAAAGAATTCCGCGATGTCGACTTGTCTCAATACGAAGTTGGCCAGGTGGTTTCGGCCGACCTGTTCGCGGAAGGCGAGTATGTTGACGTGACGGGAACTTCCAAGGGCCGCGGAACGCTCGGCGCGATCCAACGCTGGAACATGAGCCGCGGACCGATGTCCCACGGTTCCAAGTATCACAGAGGTCAAGGTTCCCTCGCGATTCACCGCGACGCGAACCGCGTACCGAAGGGCAAGAAGATGGCGGGCCGCACGGGTAACGAGACGGTTACGCTGCAAAATCTCAAGGTCGTTAAAGTAGACACGGAGCGCAACGTTCTGTTGATCAGCGGTTCCATCCCTGGCGCGAAGAACAGCTACGTGAAAATCGCTTCGGCCATTAAGAAATAA
- the rplD gene encoding 50S ribosomal protein L4: MPKVALYNASGAQVGEVELADTVFGVEPNKYVMHDAVLLQQASLRAGTHKTKGRSEVRGGGRKPWKQKGTGRARQGSIRSPQWKGGGIVFGPTPRSYGFKLPKKVRRLALKSALSSKVIDNEIIVLDALSIAAPKTKEIKAILNNLKIDRKALVVTAEYDDNVALSVRNLPNAKFVSAEGINVLDVLGYDKLIITKDAAKKVEEVFA; this comes from the coding sequence ATGCCGAAAGTTGCTTTATATAACGCAAGCGGCGCCCAAGTGGGCGAAGTCGAATTGGCGGATACGGTATTCGGCGTCGAGCCGAACAAATACGTAATGCACGACGCGGTGTTGCTGCAGCAGGCTTCCCTGCGCGCCGGCACGCACAAGACGAAGGGTCGCAGCGAAGTGCGCGGCGGCGGTCGCAAGCCTTGGAAACAAAAAGGCACAGGCCGCGCGCGTCAAGGCTCCATTCGTTCTCCGCAATGGAAAGGCGGCGGTATCGTCTTCGGACCGACTCCGCGCAGCTACGGTTTCAAACTGCCGAAGAAAGTTCGTCGTCTGGCGCTGAAATCCGCGCTCTCTTCGAAAGTGATCGACAACGAAATCATCGTTCTCGACGCGCTCTCGATCGCGGCGCCGAAGACGAAGGAAATCAAGGCGATTTTGAACAACCTGAAGATCGACCGCAAGGCGCTTGTCGTCACGGCTGAATACGACGATAACGTAGCATTGTCCGTACGGAACTTGCCGAACGCGAAGTTCGTATCGGCGGAAGGCATCAACGTGCTCGACGTACTCGGTTACGACAAGCTCATCATCACGAAGGATGCCGCCAAGAAAGTCGAGGAGGTGTTCGCGTAA
- the rplW gene encoding 50S ribosomal protein L23 — protein MKSPYDIIRRPIITERTSELMEDKKYVFEVDRRVNKTEIKQAVEAIFQVKVTSVNTINVAAKPKRYGRYNGYTSEWKKAIVTLSPDSKELAFFETAE, from the coding sequence ATGAAGAGCCCATATGATATTATCCGTCGCCCGATCATCACGGAGCGTACGAGCGAGCTGATGGAAGACAAGAAATACGTCTTCGAAGTCGATCGTCGCGTGAATAAGACGGAAATCAAACAAGCGGTCGAAGCGATCTTCCAAGTGAAGGTCACGAGCGTTAACACGATCAACGTCGCAGCCAAGCCGAAGCGCTACGGCCGTTACAACGGCTACACTTCCGAGTGGAAGAAAGCCATCGTTACGCTTAGCCCGGACAGCAAAGAACTCGCGTTCTTCGAAACGGCGGAATAA
- the rplB gene encoding 50S ribosomal protein L2, which yields MPIKSFKPYTASRRQMTVNAFSEITTDQPEKSLLAPLMNKAGRNNQGKITTRHHGGGHKRKYRIIDFKRNKDGVPGRVATIEYDPNRTANIALINYVDGEKRYILAPKGLKVDDVIVSGPDADIKVGNSLPMENIPVGTVIHNIELKPGKGGQLVRAAGTEAQLLGKEETYVIVRLSSGEMRRILKVCRATIGSVGNEDHELINIGKAGRSRWMRKRPTVRGVVMNPNDHPHGGGEGRAPIGRKSPMSPWGKKTLGAKTRKKNKASDKYIVRRRTK from the coding sequence ATGCCAATCAAAAGTTTTAAACCGTATACGGCGTCGCGCCGTCAGATGACGGTCAACGCGTTCTCGGAAATCACGACGGACCAGCCGGAGAAATCCTTGCTTGCGCCGCTCATGAACAAAGCGGGCCGCAACAACCAAGGTAAAATCACGACTCGTCACCACGGCGGCGGTCACAAGCGGAAATACCGGATCATCGACTTCAAGCGCAACAAGGACGGCGTTCCTGGACGCGTGGCGACGATCGAATACGATCCGAACCGTACGGCGAACATCGCTTTGATCAACTACGTCGACGGCGAGAAGCGCTACATCCTCGCGCCGAAGGGCTTGAAGGTAGACGACGTGATCGTCTCCGGTCCGGACGCCGACATCAAAGTGGGCAACTCGTTGCCGATGGAGAACATTCCGGTCGGTACCGTGATCCACAACATCGAGCTGAAGCCGGGCAAGGGCGGCCAGTTGGTCCGCGCTGCAGGCACGGAAGCTCAATTGCTCGGTAAAGAAGAAACTTACGTCATCGTTCGCTTGTCTTCCGGCGAGATGCGCCGCATTCTCAAGGTGTGCCGCGCGACGATCGGTTCCGTAGGCAACGAAGACCACGAGTTGATCAACATCGGTAAAGCCGGCCGCAGCCGTTGGATGCGCAAGCGCCCGACCGTCCGCGGTGTCGTCATGAACCCGAACGATCACCCGCACGGCGGCGGCGAAGGTCGCGCACCGATCGGCCGCAAGTCTCCGATGTCCCCGTGGGGCAAGAAGACGCTTGGCGCGAAGACTCGGAAGAAGAACAAAGCATCCGACAAATATATCGTTCGTCGCCGCACGAAGTAA
- the rpsS gene encoding 30S ribosomal protein S19: MGRSLKKGPFIDGYLLKKVEELNASGKKVVIKTWSRRSTVFPQFVGHTFGVYDGRKHVPVYVTEDMVGHKLGEFAPTRTYKGHTDDDKKTGRR, translated from the coding sequence ATGGGCCGCAGCTTAAAGAAAGGGCCGTTCATCGACGGCTACCTGCTTAAGAAAGTCGAAGAACTGAACGCGTCCGGCAAGAAGGTCGTCATCAAGACTTGGTCCCGCCGCTCGACGGTATTCCCGCAATTCGTGGGTCATACGTTCGGCGTATACGACGGCCGCAAGCACGTTCCGGTTTACGTAACGGAGGACATGGTTGGCCACAAGCTCGGCGAATTCGCGCCGACGCGGACGTACAAGGGTCATACCGACGACGACAAGAAAACCGGAAGAAGATAA
- the rplV gene encoding 50S ribosomal protein L22: protein MEAKAHLSHVRITARKARLVLDLIRGKQVGEAISILRHTPRGASPVIEKLLNSAIANAEHNYNLDPNKLVISQAYANEGPTMKRMQPHAQGRAFSIFKRTSHITLAVKEQ, encoded by the coding sequence GTGGAAGCGAAAGCACATTTGAGTCATGTTCGCATCACGGCACGGAAAGCGCGCCTGGTGCTCGATCTCATTCGCGGCAAGCAGGTGGGCGAAGCGATCTCCATCCTTCGTCATACGCCTCGCGGCGCATCGCCGGTCATCGAGAAGTTGTTGAACTCGGCCATCGCCAACGCGGAACATAACTACAACTTGGATCCGAACAAATTGGTCATCTCCCAAGCGTATGCTAACGAAGGGCCGACCATGAAGCGGATGCAACCGCACGCGCAAGGCCGCGCATTCTCGATCTTCAAGCGCACGAGCCACATCACGCTCGCGGTTAAGGAACAATAA
- the rpsC gene encoding 30S ribosomal protein S3 yields the protein MGQKVSPVGLRIGIIRDWESKWYADKEFGKLLIEDVKIREFLKNKLKECSVSRIDIERAANRVNVTIHTAKPGMVIGKGGAEVEVIRGQLAKMTDKKVHINISEIKNAELDAILVAESIAQQLERRVSFRRAMKQAIQRTLRSGAKGIKTSVSGRLGGAEIARTEGYSEGTVPLHTLRADIDYGTAEAHTTYGRIGVKVWIYRGEVLPAAKRRTKKEGEQ from the coding sequence GTGGGTCAAAAAGTCAGCCCGGTAGGACTCCGAATCGGAATTATCCGCGATTGGGAATCGAAATGGTACGCCGACAAGGAGTTCGGCAAACTCCTGATCGAAGATGTCAAAATCCGTGAGTTCCTCAAGAATAAATTGAAAGAATGCTCCGTATCCCGCATCGACATCGAGCGCGCGGCGAACCGCGTGAACGTCACTATTCATACGGCGAAGCCCGGAATGGTTATCGGTAAAGGCGGAGCGGAAGTCGAAGTCATCCGCGGTCAACTCGCGAAGATGACGGACAAGAAAGTCCACATCAACATCTCCGAAATCAAGAACGCCGAATTGGACGCGATTCTTGTCGCGGAATCGATCGCGCAGCAGCTTGAGCGCCGCGTCTCGTTCCGTCGCGCAATGAAGCAAGCGATCCAACGCACGCTGCGTTCCGGCGCGAAGGGGATCAAGACTTCGGTCAGCGGTCGTCTCGGCGGCGCGGAAATCGCGCGTACGGAAGGCTATAGCGAAGGCACGGTGCCGCTGCACACGCTGCGCGCCGACATCGATTACGGTACGGCGGAAGCGCACACGACCTACGGACGCATCGGCGTTAAAGTATGGATCTATCGCGGCGAAGTTCTGCCTGCTGCAAAGCGGAGAACGAAGAAGGAAGGAGAGCAATAA
- the rplP gene encoding 50S ribosomal protein L16 has protein sequence MLLPKRVKYRKEQRGSMKGRAKGGTEVAFGEYGLQALEPAWVTNRQIEAARIAMTRYIKRGGKVWIKIFPSKPITQKPLEVRMGSGKGNVEKWVAVVKPGKILFELAGVSEEIAREAMRLASHKLPIKTKFVKREELGGEANES, from the coding sequence ATGTTACTTCCTAAACGCGTCAAATACCGCAAAGAACAACGCGGCAGCATGAAGGGCCGCGCGAAAGGCGGTACTGAAGTCGCATTCGGCGAATACGGTTTGCAGGCGCTCGAGCCGGCTTGGGTGACCAACCGCCAGATCGAAGCGGCACGTATCGCAATGACCCGTTACATCAAGCGGGGCGGTAAAGTATGGATTAAAATCTTCCCTTCCAAGCCGATTACGCAAAAGCCGCTTGAAGTCCGGATGGGTAGCGGTAAAGGTAACGTCGAGAAGTGGGTTGCTGTCGTAAAACCAGGCAAGATCTTATTCGAACTCGCCGGGGTGAGCGAAGAGATCGCTCGCGAGGCTATGAGACTCGCGTCGCACAAACTTCCGATCAAGACGAAGTTCGTGAAGCGCGAAGAATTGGGTGGTGAAGCAAATGAAAGCTAA
- the rpmC gene encoding 50S ribosomal protein L29 — protein MKANDLRNLTTAEIEQKVAGYKEELFNLRFQLATGQLDNPTRIREVRKEIARAKTVLRERELGIGS, from the coding sequence ATGAAAGCTAATGACCTTCGCAACTTGACCACTGCCGAAATCGAACAAAAAGTAGCGGGTTATAAAGAAGAGTTGTTCAACCTCCGCTTTCAACTGGCGACCGGCCAATTGGATAACCCAACCCGGATCAGAGAAGTGCGCAAAGAAATCGCCCGCGCGAAGACGGTTTTGCGCGAGCGCGAACTCGGGATCGGATCCTAA
- the rpsQ gene encoding 30S ribosomal protein S17 produces the protein MTERNLRKEQIGKVVSDKMDKTIVVAVETYKKHELYHKRIKYTKKFKAHDETNEAKIGDTVRIMETRPLSKDKRWRLVEIVEKAVIV, from the coding sequence GTGACTGAACGTAACCTTCGAAAAGAGCAGATCGGCAAAGTCGTCAGCGATAAGATGGATAAGACGATCGTCGTTGCGGTAGAGACGTACAAGAAGCACGAACTCTATCACAAGCGGATTAAGTATACGAAGAAGTTCAAAGCTCACGACGAAACGAACGAAGCGAAAATCGGCGACACGGTCCGCATCATGGAGACGCGCCCGTTGTCCAAAGACAAGCGCTGGAGACTCGTCGAAATCGTGGAAAAAGCGGTAATCGTGTAA
- the rplN gene encoding 50S ribosomal protein L14: MIQPFSRLKVADNSGAKELMCIRVLGGTGRRAAHIGDLIVCSVKEATPGGVVKKGDVVKAVIVRTVRGARRKDGSYISFDENAAVIVKEDKSPRGTRIFGPVARELRDRDFMKIVSLAPEVI, encoded by the coding sequence GTGATCCAACCATTTAGCCGTTTGAAAGTGGCCGACAACTCCGGGGCGAAAGAATTGATGTGTATCCGCGTGTTGGGCGGCACGGGTCGTCGTGCAGCGCATATCGGCGACTTGATCGTATGTTCCGTCAAGGAAGCAACACCAGGTGGCGTTGTCAAGAAGGGCGACGTCGTTAAGGCGGTTATCGTCCGCACGGTTCGCGGCGCACGCCGGAAAGACGGTTCTTACATCTCGTTCGACGAGAACGCAGCCGTGATCGTGAAGGAAGACAAGAGCCCGCGCGGCACTCGTATTTTCGGACCGGTCGCTCGCGAACTTCGCGATCGCGATTTCATGAAGATCGTATCTTTGGCTCCCGAGGTTATCTAA
- the rplX gene encoding 50S ribosomal protein L24 — MPRLKKILESHNNKLHVKKDDTVIVITGKDKGKKGRIIASYPRENRVLVEGVNMVKKHTKPNPANPQGGIIEQEAPIHASNVMHIDPKSGKPTRIGYKTLDNGKKVRVAKKSGEVID, encoded by the coding sequence ATGCCTAGATTGAAGAAGATCCTCGAAAGCCACAACAACAAATTGCACGTGAAGAAGGACGATACGGTCATCGTCATCACGGGTAAAGATAAAGGCAAGAAGGGCCGGATCATCGCTTCGTACCCGCGTGAAAACCGCGTTCTCGTAGAAGGCGTGAACATGGTGAAGAAGCACACGAAGCCGAACCCGGCGAATCCGCAAGGCGGCATCATCGAACAAGAAGCTCCGATTCACGCTTCGAACGTGATGCACATCGACCCGAAGAGCGGCAAGCCGACTCGGATCGGTTACAAGACGCTTGATAACGGCAAAAAAGTACGCGTCGCCAAGAAATCCGGCGAAGTGATCGACTAA